From the genome of Burkholderia cepacia ATCC 25416:
GCAGCGCCTGCTGCGCGCTCTGCGCGTCGGCGAGCTTGCCGTCGAGCTGCGCGAGCTGCGTGTCGACCTGGTGCGTACTCGCCAGCGCCTGCTCGGTCTTCATCCGCGTTTCGGCCGTCTGCGCGTCGAGCGCCTTCTGGCGCGCGACGAACGTGCCGTCGAGCCGGTCGATCTTGCGGTTCAGCGCGTAGCCGCCGACGCCCGCCGCGCAGCCGAGCACGACGACGACGAACCACAGCACCGCGCTGCCGCCGCGGCGCGCGGGCGGTTCGGACGCCATATAGGCGGGACGGGACGGCGGTGCGGATGCAGCGGCCGGCTGGGAAGCGACGCTTTTGGAATCGTTGGTATCTGTCATGCGTTTAGTCACCGGTGCGGCTGTCGCCGGTTGGACGGCCTCGTCGGCCATCGTTCGAAACGCGCGGACGATGCGCTCATCGCCCGCGCCGGTCAGCGTAATCCTATCAAAACCCAATGCGCGCGCGGTCTGCTCGATTCGCGGATGCGGCGCGACGAGCGGCACATGCTTCAGCGCGGCGATCTCGGCATCGTTCAGATGCGTCCGTGCGAGTTCGTGCAGGTTGCGCACGCCTTCCGAGCTCGTGACGAGCCACGCATGCGGTTCGCCGTCGAGCAGCGCATGCACGCGCTCCCACGCGCCGACGCGCGGCTCGGGCACGACGCGCCGGTACGCGGCGACGAGCGTGACGTCCGCGCCGGCTTCGCGCAGCCGGTCGGCGAGCCATTCGCGCCCGCCGTCGCCGCGTACGATCAGCACGCGCTTGCCCGCCAGCGCGGGTGCGCCGCCGAATTCGGCCTCGATGCACGCGAACAGGCTTTCCGAATCGTAATGGGGTACGCCGCCGTCGGCCGGCGCCTGCGGCGCGATCACGCGATGCGCGGGCGCCGCGATGCCGTGACGCTCGAGCGCCGCGACGCTGCCGGGCCCGACCACGCCGACCGGCAGCGCGTTCGGCCAGATCGCGCCGTACTGCGCGAGCGCGCGGTCGATCGCGTTCGGCGACACGAAAATCACCAGCGCGTAATCGGCGAGCGCCGCGAACGCGGCGTCGAGCGGCGCCGGATCGTCGACGGGCGCAATATCGATCAACGGGAATTCGAGCACGTCGCAACCGGCCTCGGCCAGTTGTGACGCGAGCGCGCCGGACTGGCCGTCCGGGCGCGTCAGGACAGCGGTGAACGCGCGCGCGCCGCCCGCCATCAGGCGTCGCCCTTGCCGGCGGCCTGCGAGCCCGCGAGCAGCGCCTGGACGATCTCGAGCGCGCCTTGCGCCTCGAGTTCGTCGGACACGGCGCGGCCGAGCGCGAGCGCATCGGCGACGCTCATGACGGCCCCGCACTCCTCGGCGGTCAGCACGCGCTTGCCGTCGGTCGTCGACACGCGGCCCGTCAGGTACAGCTCGCCCGCGCGCCACACCGCATGCGCGGCGAGCGGCACCTCGCAGCTGCCGCCGAGCGCGCGCGACACCATCCGCTCGGCCTCGACCGCGAGCGCGGTCTGCGGGTCGTGCAGCGGTGCGAGCCACGCGGCGACGTCGTCGCGGTGCGACGCGATCTCGATGCCGAGCGCGCCCTGGCCCGCGGCGGGCGGGCTCGCGTCGACGTCGAGCAGCGCGCGGATCCGCGCTTCGAGGCCGAGGCGCTTCAGGCCGGCGGCCGCCAGGATGATCGCCGCGTAATCGCCGCGATCGAGCTTCGCCAGGCGCGTGTCGAGGTTGCCGCGCAGCGGCAGCACGTCCAGGTGCGGGTAGCGCGAGCGCAGCATCGCCTCGCGGCGCAGGCTCGACGTGCCGACCACGGCACCGGCCGGCAGCGCGTCGAGCGACGCGTAGTCGTTCGACACGAACGCATCGCGCGGGTCCTCGCGCTCCATGATCGCGGCAAGCGAGAAGCCTTCCGGCAGCGCCATCGGCACGTCCTTCAGCGAATGCACGGCGAGATCGGCGCGGCCGTCGGCCAGCGCGGCCTCCAGTTCCTTCACGAACAGGCCCTTGCCGCCGACCTTCGACAGCGTGCGATCGAGAATCTGGTCGCCGCGCGTCGTCATTCCGAGGATTTTCACGTCACAAGCTGGATATAATTTGCGCAGCGCATCACGCACATGTTCGGCTTGCCACATCGCCAGGCGGCTCTCGCGCGAAGCAATCGTCAACGTCGCGGGCGGCTGTGCCTGTTGCGGCCCGGCCGCAGGAGTCTCGGAATTCATTGCTGGAACATCGAAGGACGGGATTGAAGATCGAACAATGGTAGCACGCACGCCCCCGCCCGCCCGGGCCCGGAGCCTGCGTCCGGCCTGCCGCCGGGCGGGTCGCGGCGCCGATGTGCGGATGTGCCGCACGTAGCTGGTTGCTTGACCGCAGTTTCGCAGTTTCCGCAGTTCCTTTTGACTCGAGCTTTCCCAAGGAAACCCATCGTGAAGTCTTCCGGATCGGCGCGTACGGCGCGCCGCAATGCTGCCCTGTCCTCCTCCGACGCCTCGACGGACACCGTCGCCACCGCCGCGAACGGCCGTGCGAAAACGGCAACGAAACCGAAAGACCCGATACGTCAGACAAAACGCACGGCGAAAGCCGCCGGCCCGGCCGCCCGCACGGCCGGGGCGACGAAGGCTGGCACCCGCACGCGCGACGACAAGGACGGCCCGCTGTTCGACGACATCCGCTTTCTCGGCCGCCTGCTCGGCGACGTCGTGCGCGAGCAGGAAGGCGACACCGTGTTCGACGTCGTCGAGACGATCCGCCAGACCGCCGTCAAGTTCCGCCGCGAGGACGACAGCGAAGCCGCGCAGACGCTCGAGAAAAAGCTGCGCAAGCTGACGCCGGAGCAGACGGTGAGCGTCGTGCGCGCGTTCAGCTATTTCTCGCACCTCGCGAACATCGCGGAAGACCGCCACCACAACCGCCGCCGCCGCATCCACGCGCTGGCCGGCTCCGCGTCGCAGCCCGGCACCGTCGCGTACGCACTCGAGCAGTTGAAAACGACCGGCAATGCGTCGAAGCGACTGCTGCAGCGCTTCTTCGACGATGCGCTGATCGTGCCGGTGCTGACCGCGCACCCGACCGAAGTGCAGCGCAAGAGCATCCTCGACGCGCAGCACGACATCGCACGCCTGCTCGCCGAGCGCGACCAGGAGCTGACCAGCCGCGAGCGCCAGTACAACGAATCGATGCTGCGCGCACGCGTCACCACGCTGTGGCAGACCCGCATGCTGCGCGACGCGCGCCTGACGGTCGGCGACGAAATCGAGAACGCGCTGTCGTACTACCGCGCGACGTTCCTCGACGAACTGCCCGCGCTGTACGGCGACATCGAGGCCGCGCTCGCCGAGCACGGCCTGTCCGCGCGCGTACCCGCGTTCTTCCAGATGGGCAGCTGGATCGGCGGCGACCGCGACGGCAACCCGAACGTGACCGCGTCGACGCTCGACGAAGCGATCAACCGCCAGGCCGCGGTGATCCTCGAGCACTATCTGGAACAGGTGCACAAGCTCGGCGCCGAACTGTCCGTGTCGAACCTGCTCGTCGGTGCGAACGACGCCGTGAAGGCGCTCGCGGCCGCGTCGCCCGACCAGTCGCCGCACCGCGTCGACGAGCCGTATCGTCGCGCGCTGATCGGCATCTACACGCGGCTCGCCGCAAGCGCGCGCGTGCGTCTCGGCGAAGGCACGGTGCCCGTGCGCAGCGCGGGCCGCGGCGCGCCGCCCGTGCGCGCGATCCCGTATGCGGATTCCGAAGCGTTCGTCGCCGACCTGAAGGTGCTGACCGCATCGCTCGACGAACACCACGGCACGTCGCTCGCCGCGCCGCGCCTCGCGCCGCTCGTGCGCGCGGCCGAAGTGTTCGGCTTCCATCTCGCGAGCATCGACCTGCGCCAGAGCTCCGACATCCACGAAGCCGTGGTCGCCGAGCTGTTCGCGCGCGCGGGCGTCGAGGCCGACTACGCGGCGCTCGCCGAGGAAGACAAGCTGCGCGTGCTGCTCGCCGCGCTCGCCGATCCGCGTCCGCTGCGCTCGCCGTACCTCGAATACTCCGCGCTCGCCCAGAGCGAACTCGGCGTGTTCGAGAAGGCGCGCGACGTGCGCGCCCAATTCGGCCCGCGCGCGGTACGCAACTACATCATTTCGCATACGGAAACCGTCAGCGACCTCGTCGAGGTGCTGCTGCTCCAGAAGGAAACGGGCCTGCTCGAAGGCGCGCTCGGCGTGCCCGGCGGCAACGCCCGCAACAGCCTGATGGTGATCCCGCTGTTCGAGACGATTCCCGACCTGCGCGACGCCGCGCGCATCATGCGCGAATACTTCGCGCTGCCGGGCATCGACGCGCTGATCGCGCACCAGGGCGCCGAGCAGGAAGTGATGCTCGGCTATTCGGACAGCAACAAGGACGGCGGCTTCCTCACGTCGAACTGGGAGCTGTATCGCGCGGAACTCGCGCTCGTCGACCTGTTCCGCGACCGCAAGATCACGCTGCGGCTGTTCCACGGCCGCGGCGGCACGGTCGGCCGCGGCGGCGGCCCGACCTACCAGGCGATCCTGTCGCAGCCGCCGGGCACCGTGAACGGCCAGATCCGCCTGACCGAACAGGGCGAGGTGATCGCGAGCAAGTTCGCGAACCCGGAGATCGGCCGCCGGAACCTCGAGACGGTCGTCGCCGCGACGCTCGAGGCAACGCTCCTGCCGCAGAACAACGCGCCCGCGCAGCTGCCGGCGTTCGAGGCCGCGATGCAGACGCTGTCCGATTCGGCGATGGCCGCGTACCGCGCGCTCGTCTACGAAACCCCGGGCTTCACCGACTATTTCTTCTCGTCGACGCCGATCACCGAGATCGCCGAGCTGAACATCGGCAGCCGCCCGGCCTCGCGCAAGCTGCAGGATCCGAAGCAGCGCAAGATCGAGGACCTGCGCGCGATTCCGTGGGGCTTCTCGTGGGGCCAGTGCCGGCTGCTGCTGACGGGCTGGTACGGCTTCGGCAGCGCGGTGAGTGCATATCTCGACGGCGCGCAGGATGAAACCGAGCGCACGAAGCGCGTCGCGCTGCTGAAGAAGATGAACAAGACCTGGCCGTTCTTCTCGAACCTGATGTCGAACATGGACATGGTGCTGGCGAAGACCGACCTCGCGGTCGCGTCGCGCTACGCGCAACTGGTCGCCGACCGCAAGCTGCGCAAGCACGTGTTCGAGCGGATCGTCGCGGAATGGGAGCGCACAGCGCAGGCGCTGGCGGAAATCACCGGGCACGAAGGCCGCCTCGCGACCAACCCGCTGCTCGCGCGATCGATCAAGAACCGCTTCCCGTATCTCGATCCGCTGAATCACCTGCAGGTCGAGCTGATCAAGCGCCACCGCGCGGGCGACACGAACGCGCGGCTGCGCCGCGGGATTCACCTGACGATCAACGGGATCGCGGCCGGCCTGCGCAACACGGGCTGATCCGCATGCGGCGCGGCGTGATGCCGCGCCGGCCGGCGACGTGAAAGCCGCGATACCCACCGTATGCACGGT
Proteins encoded in this window:
- the hemDX gene encoding fused uroporphyrinogen-III synthase HemD/membrane protein HemX, encoding MAGGARAFTAVLTRPDGQSGALASQLAEAGCDVLEFPLIDIAPVDDPAPLDAAFAALADYALVIFVSPNAIDRALAQYGAIWPNALPVGVVGPGSVAALERHGIAAPAHRVIAPQAPADGGVPHYDSESLFACIEAEFGGAPALAGKRVLIVRGDGGREWLADRLREAGADVTLVAAYRRVVPEPRVGAWERVHALLDGEPHAWLVTSSEGVRNLHELARTHLNDAEIAALKHVPLVAPHPRIEQTARALGFDRITLTGAGDERIVRAFRTMADEAVQPATAAPVTKRMTDTNDSKSVASQPAAASAPPSRPAYMASEPPARRGGSAVLWFVVVVLGCAAGVGGYALNRKIDRLDGTFVARQKALDAQTAETRMKTEQALASTHQVDTQLAQLDGKLADAQSAQQALQQQYQDLSRNRDAWMLEEVDQMLSSASQQLQLTGNTQLALIALQNADARLATSQSAQAVTVRKALALDIEKLKAAPAADLTGLAIKLDDAIAKIDALPLSGEAIVPHEAPKAAPAVAASSAVAGEPRWKVWWRDFSAGLGQQLKGLVQVRRIDNADAMLASPDQGYFVRENVKLRLLTARLSLLARNDGAMKADLHAAQASLGKYFDQASKDTQTVEDLLKQVDGASLTVAVPNLNTSLNAVQQFKSRG
- the hemC gene encoding hydroxymethylbilane synthase, which gives rise to MNSETPAAGPQQAQPPATLTIASRESRLAMWQAEHVRDALRKLYPACDVKILGMTTRGDQILDRTLSKVGGKGLFVKELEAALADGRADLAVHSLKDVPMALPEGFSLAAIMEREDPRDAFVSNDYASLDALPAGAVVGTSSLRREAMLRSRYPHLDVLPLRGNLDTRLAKLDRGDYAAIILAAAGLKRLGLEARIRALLDVDASPPAAGQGALGIEIASHRDDVAAWLAPLHDPQTALAVEAERMVSRALGGSCEVPLAAHAVWRAGELYLTGRVSTTDGKRVLTAEECGAVMSVADALALGRAVSDELEAQGALEIVQALLAGSQAAGKGDA
- the ppc gene encoding phosphoenolpyruvate carboxylase, producing the protein MKSSGSARTARRNAALSSSDASTDTVATAANGRAKTATKPKDPIRQTKRTAKAAGPAARTAGATKAGTRTRDDKDGPLFDDIRFLGRLLGDVVREQEGDTVFDVVETIRQTAVKFRREDDSEAAQTLEKKLRKLTPEQTVSVVRAFSYFSHLANIAEDRHHNRRRRIHALAGSASQPGTVAYALEQLKTTGNASKRLLQRFFDDALIVPVLTAHPTEVQRKSILDAQHDIARLLAERDQELTSRERQYNESMLRARVTTLWQTRMLRDARLTVGDEIENALSYYRATFLDELPALYGDIEAALAEHGLSARVPAFFQMGSWIGGDRDGNPNVTASTLDEAINRQAAVILEHYLEQVHKLGAELSVSNLLVGANDAVKALAAASPDQSPHRVDEPYRRALIGIYTRLAASARVRLGEGTVPVRSAGRGAPPVRAIPYADSEAFVADLKVLTASLDEHHGTSLAAPRLAPLVRAAEVFGFHLASIDLRQSSDIHEAVVAELFARAGVEADYAALAEEDKLRVLLAALADPRPLRSPYLEYSALAQSELGVFEKARDVRAQFGPRAVRNYIISHTETVSDLVEVLLLQKETGLLEGALGVPGGNARNSLMVIPLFETIPDLRDAARIMREYFALPGIDALIAHQGAEQEVMLGYSDSNKDGGFLTSNWELYRAELALVDLFRDRKITLRLFHGRGGTVGRGGGPTYQAILSQPPGTVNGQIRLTEQGEVIASKFANPEIGRRNLETVVAATLEATLLPQNNAPAQLPAFEAAMQTLSDSAMAAYRALVYETPGFTDYFFSSTPITEIAELNIGSRPASRKLQDPKQRKIEDLRAIPWGFSWGQCRLLLTGWYGFGSAVSAYLDGAQDETERTKRVALLKKMNKTWPFFSNLMSNMDMVLAKTDLAVASRYAQLVADRKLRKHVFERIVAEWERTAQALAEITGHEGRLATNPLLARSIKNRFPYLDPLNHLQVELIKRHRAGDTNARLRRGIHLTINGIAAGLRNTG